In one window of Desulfurispora thermophila DSM 16022 DNA:
- a CDS encoding type II toxin-antitoxin system VapC family toxin: MRFLLDTHVFLWWITDDPQLSSRAREIIGQGENQIFFSAASAWEIAIKSGLGKLILPASPTVFISEQMALNHFDPLPVTISHALGVYALPDHHRDPFDRLLVTQARMENMPIITADPLIARYEVEIAW; encoded by the coding sequence ATGAGATTCCTGCTGGACACCCATGTTTTCCTCTGGTGGATTACCGATGACCCCCAGTTGTCCTCCCGGGCCAGAGAGATTATCGGCCAGGGGGAAAATCAAATTTTCTTTAGTGCTGCCAGCGCCTGGGAAATAGCCATCAAGAGCGGCCTGGGAAAGCTGATCCTGCCGGCCAGCCCCACAGTTTTTATCTCCGAGCAGATGGCTCTCAACCATTTTGACCCACTACCGGTCACTATCAGCCACGCCCTGGGCGTGTATGCCCTGCCCGACCATCACCGTGACCCTTTTGACCGCCTGCTGGTGACCCAGGCCCGGATGGAAAACATGCCCATCATAACTGCCGACCCGCTCATAGCCCGCTATGAGGTGGAAATCGCCTGGTAA
- a CDS encoding type II toxin-antitoxin system Phd/YefM family antitoxin, translating to MQQVNIHEAKTHFSRLIARVLAGEEIIIARAGQPVARLLPVTGSTRQRTPGSARGQIKMAADFHHPLPDHLREEFEK from the coding sequence ATGCAACAGGTTAATATTCATGAAGCCAAAACCCATTTTTCCCGTCTGATCGCCCGGGTGCTGGCCGGGGAAGAAATCATCATCGCCCGGGCCGGCCAGCCGGTGGCCCGCCTGCTGCCCGTAACCGGCAGCACCCGACAGCGCACTCCGGGCAGCGCTCGCGGGCAAATCAAGATGGCCGCCGACTTCCACCATCCCCTGCCGGATCACCTCCGGGAGGAATTTGAAAAATGA
- a CDS encoding sigma factor G inhibitor Gin, whose amino-acid sequence MRSEEGRGSGLTGRDSCCFCGAAVKKGRDVHFAGCWLCRNCEGGLLKASAGDERYQHYINGLKIIWRCLLA is encoded by the coding sequence ATGAGGAGCGAGGAAGGAAGGGGAAGCGGTTTGACCGGTCGGGACAGCTGCTGTTTTTGCGGTGCGGCGGTAAAAAAGGGACGGGACGTGCATTTTGCCGGTTGCTGGCTGTGCCGGAACTGCGAGGGCGGGCTTTTAAAGGCCAGTGCCGGGGATGAGCGTTACCAGCACTATATAAACGGGCTCAAGATAATCTGGCGCTGCCTGCTGGCCTGA